A single window of Microbispora hainanensis DNA harbors:
- a CDS encoding DUF4259 domain-containing protein, translating to MGTWGSGPFDSDTAEDFLEELEDQSAMERLTTLQRIFGTAVEAPGSSTIEVLPEEVTAAAAVVAANMPTGRNLSWNENEDYAITEWLDKPIPPDLAIAAAQAMEVTFPPDGWYWRSWKKDEDRTAAQTIMETLLSVLRAHTG from the coding sequence ATGGGGACCTGGGGTTCGGGGCCGTTCGACAGCGACACTGCCGAGGACTTCCTAGAGGAACTAGAGGATCAGTCCGCGATGGAGCGGCTGACCACTCTGCAACGCATCTTCGGTACTGCCGTGGAGGCACCCGGTAGTTCGACCATCGAGGTGCTACCTGAGGAGGTGACAGCCGCTGCCGCCGTCGTCGCAGCCAATATGCCAACAGGGAGGAATCTATCTTGGAATGAGAATGAGGATTATGCCATCACGGAATGGCTGGACAAGCCAATCCCGCCTGATCTTGCCATCGCAGCTGCGCAAGCAATGGAAGTAACGTTTCCCCCAGATGGTTGGTACTGGCGAAGCTGGAAGAAAGACGAGGATAGAACGGCGGCACAGACTATTATGGAAACACTGCTATCCGTGCTGCGTGCCCATACTGGGTAG